The DNA sequence GGGAGAGCTTGTGAAAAGCTTTGTTGCTCTGTTGACTGCCATCATGAGTCTTCTCTCGGCTTCTTCGTGGGCCGACGATACCGAGTTATATGTCTATGAGGCGAGCGCCCGTACTGGGGCTAGGCCACAAATCCTGATCATCTTCGATAACTCTGGCAGTATGAGCACCAAAGTCTATGACGTGGATAAACCTTATACGCCGGGAGCTGGGGGCGGCTCGCGTTACAATAACGGCAAGAAAGGGATGCTCTATTACGTAAAAGGTGATCAGGGTAAGAATAAGTTGCCCGACCCCGATGACCCTAATGAACGACGTAAATTTTCAGGCACCATCAATAGCTGCGGTAGCTCCTGGGAGTTCCTGAACGACTATGGCATCTTTACCGGTTTCTTCCGTAAGTATACCTTTAGCGGTGCCAACGGTGCCTGGCGTGAGTTTGGCGATAACAATGGTCTGAATGCTAAGGCGGTGGATTGCTACGAAGATATTCAGGAAGGCAATTATCTTAATGCTAAGGGATTAACCTCGGGGCTACCTGTCGATAGTTTGGGATCTCCCACCACGCCTATCATGTATAACAATGTCAGCAGTAGTTCGAGTGATAGCATCAAGAAGACCGCCAAGGAGCAGGCGCAGCTTACCGGCTTTGGTACCGGGCGGGTGCTCACCGTGTATACCGAGGATTACCTTCGCTGGCATCACAATGCAAACAAGAAACAAGAAGATAAAACTCGCTTAGAGCTGGCCAAAGATGCGATTAAAAACGTCATCTTAACCACCCCGGGAGTGGATTTCGGCCTGGCAATTTTCAACATGAATGGCCCAGATGACACCCTATATAATGGCCGTAACGGTGGGCGCATCATCAAAGCCATTCAGACCCTGACGCCAGGGCAAAAAAAGACACTACTCAGTGGGGTTAAAGATATTGAGTATGGCTGGAACACCCCCCTGTGTGAAACCCTTTACGAGGCCTATCGTTACTTCGCCGGTAAGTCTGTGGAGTTTGGCGATGATGATAAGGATTATACCTATGAATCATGGGGCCGATGGGTAACTTATAGAGCCAATAAAAATGATAGTTTGGACAAGGATGCGCTTGTTAAGGGAACAAATACCTATCAATCCCCCTTTAAGAAGTGTCAGAACAACGCCTATATCGTCTTCATAACAGATGGGGAACCGACCCTAGACAGCGCCGCCGATGTGGAAGTCACGAAGTTAACCGGTGGCGTCGATAAGCACAGCACTAGTTACATGAGCGCGCTGTCGAGTTGGATGTATCGCAAAGATGTAAACCCTAACATGGATGGCGATCAGCATGTGATCACCCACACCATTGGCTTCAGTGAGGGGGCAAAAAATGCCGAAGATCTGTTGAAGAAGGTGGCGAGCAAGGGGGGCGGAAGCTATTTCGATGCCACCGATGCGACTAAGCTGCAGGGCTCTATTCAACAGGCGGTGAATGAGGTGTTGGCCAACAGCGCAAGTTTTACTTCTCCCTCTGTGGCCAGCAACAACTTTAACCGTACCCAGACTTTTAACTATGCCTATTACTCCATGTTCCTGCCGGACAGAGGTCCGCGCTGGACGGGGAATATCAAGAAGTTCAGAGTCGCCGCCGATGGGACAGTTTTGGACGCAGAGGGTAAAATAGCGTTGGGTGATGACGGTAACATCAAGGATAGCGCCTGCTCCTACTGGACGCCCAAGAAGCTTTGTGGCGATGGCAACGATGTGCGCAAGGGGGGCGTCCTGTCGGCGATGCAGAGTGCCGATAGCCGAACCCTATACAGTAATTTGGGGGGCGGCATGGATACGCTCAGCCTGTCGGCGGCGGCCACCAAGGCAGGTGGTCAGGAAGACCTGGCCAATTTCATGGGTGTTGATAAGAGTCAGCTCACTAACCTATTCGATTGGGCTAAGGGGCTGGATGTGGACAACGACAAGAACCAGACGACCATTGCCGATCCCGCCAAGAACTGGCGCAATGACATCATGGGTGATGCCCTTCACTCTAAGCCTCTGGCATTGAACTTTGGCAGTAAGTCTAGCCCGGATATACGTATCCTGGTTGGTACCAACCATGGCTTCATGCATATGTTCAAGGATGACACCACTGCCAACGAGGTTAGCGAGAGCTGGGCCTTCATGCCTTATGAACTGCTGCCAAATATCCAGACCCTGAGAAACAATGTGCCGACGGGCGTGCACTCAGTCTATGGTATCGACGGCTCTCCTGTTGCCTATGTGAAAAATGGCGCCTCAGGTGTAGAAAAAGCTTGGCTCTTCTTCGGCATGCGTCGCGGTGGTGATAGTTACTATGCCCTGGATATCAGCAACCCTGATTCGCCAAGCTTCAAGTGGCGTATCGATGCCAGCTCGCCGGGCCTGAGTGAGCTTGGACAATCCTGGTCGACACCTGTGGTGACCACGATTCGCAGTGCCAGCGGCACGGAAAAACCTGTGCTCATCTTCGGTGCTGGGTATTCACCTGCGGGTAAAGATGGTAAAGACCTTGGCACTAAGGATAACAAAGGGCGTGGCGTGTTTATCGTCGATGCCGATACCGGCAAACTGATCCATCAATTTGGCGCCGGTGGCGGCACGGCCCTGCCAGGGATTCAGGACAGTATTCCTAGCGGTGTGGCGGTACTCGATGCCAGTGGCGATGGCAATACCGACCGTATCTATGCGGTCGATACCGGTGGTAGTGTCTGGCGCATGGATATGCCAAGGGCGGATAAGGCTAGCTGGTCAGCCTTTAAGTTTGCCGATCTAGGTGGCAAGTCGCTGCTGCAGAATCGTCGCTTCTACTCGGCCCCAGTTGTGGCGCAGACCATGATTAACAATGTCTCAGTGGTTGATTATACAGTCAATGGCAAGACTACTAGGGTAACCACGAGTCAGAATGTACCTTACGATGCCGTGGTGGTGGGCAGTGGCCACAGGGCGGCGCCGTCCGATACCTCCCGCGAAGACATGTTTTTCACCCTACAAGATAGAAACGTGGTGACTCAGACCTTCGGCGGCACGGGCAGGCCTAAGGCGCCAGCGCCTTTGACTCTTAGCGACCTCTACGAAACGACCAAGTTGAAGGCTAATCAAGCGCCCGACAAGATTGCTATTAGTAAGAAGCGCGGGTGGTATTTTAAACTTCCTGGGCTTGGTGAGAAGAATCTGTCACCG is a window from the Shewanella loihica PV-4 genome containing:
- a CDS encoding pilus assembly protein, translating into MQRKGELVKSFVALLTAIMSLLSASSWADDTELYVYEASARTGARPQILIIFDNSGSMSTKVYDVDKPYTPGAGGGSRYNNGKKGMLYYVKGDQGKNKLPDPDDPNERRKFSGTINSCGSSWEFLNDYGIFTGFFRKYTFSGANGAWREFGDNNGLNAKAVDCYEDIQEGNYLNAKGLTSGLPVDSLGSPTTPIMYNNVSSSSSDSIKKTAKEQAQLTGFGTGRVLTVYTEDYLRWHHNANKKQEDKTRLELAKDAIKNVILTTPGVDFGLAIFNMNGPDDTLYNGRNGGRIIKAIQTLTPGQKKTLLSGVKDIEYGWNTPLCETLYEAYRYFAGKSVEFGDDDKDYTYESWGRWVTYRANKNDSLDKDALVKGTNTYQSPFKKCQNNAYIVFITDGEPTLDSAADVEVTKLTGGVDKHSTSYMSALSSWMYRKDVNPNMDGDQHVITHTIGFSEGAKNAEDLLKKVASKGGGSYFDATDATKLQGSIQQAVNEVLANSASFTSPSVASNNFNRTQTFNYAYYSMFLPDRGPRWTGNIKKFRVAADGTVLDAEGKIALGDDGNIKDSACSYWTPKKLCGDGNDVRKGGVLSAMQSADSRTLYSNLGGGMDTLSLSAAATKAGGQEDLANFMGVDKSQLTNLFDWAKGLDVDNDKNQTTIADPAKNWRNDIMGDALHSKPLALNFGSKSSPDIRILVGTNHGFMHMFKDDTTANEVSESWAFMPYELLPNIQTLRNNVPTGVHSVYGIDGSPVAYVKNGASGVEKAWLFFGMRRGGDSYYALDISNPDSPSFKWRIDASSPGLSELGQSWSTPVVTTIRSASGTEKPVLIFGAGYSPAGKDGKDLGTKDNKGRGVFIVDADTGKLIHQFGAGGGTALPGIQDSIPSGVAVLDASGDGNTDRIYAVDTGGSVWRMDMPRADKASWSAFKFADLGGKSLLQNRRFYSAPVVAQTMINNVSVVDYTVNGKTTRVTTSQNVPYDAVVVGSGHRAAPSDTSREDMFFTLQDRNVVTQTFGGTGRPKAPAPLTLSDLYETTKLKANQAPDKIAISKKRGWYFKLPGLGEKNLSPATIINGQVFFTTFVPGTAASNNQCLTSGMGFLYPFNLHYGTSNYTSVALEAGNLVLDTPQLVIPADNKGGQGKDGDAYMYLIGIGNAAEKMEKVKPDDDCPAGDNRCIGGRLRAHKIYYYSE